CTCTTTTTTACTTGCAGGACGCCGCTCGTATGCGGACCTGTTTTTAAATCTCTCACGCGACTTTCGGGGCACTGTGCTTTACTTTTATGACTTGAACCTGAAAGCCAGCTACACCTTCAGCGAAAATGACCGTCTCTCTTTCTCGGGTTACTTGGGTCGTGATGATTTTGGTTTACCTGAAATTTTTGGCACGGGATATGGCAATCTTGCGCTTTCGCTCCACTGGAATCACCTTCTCAGTCGTAGCTTTTTCTCGAGTTTCACCGCAGTTTACAGCAGTTACGATAACATTTTACGCATCCTTTCCCCTGGTGCTGAATTTCAATTGATTTCGGGTATTATCACCCCTACTTTCAAAGCTGATTTTACTTATCTTATCAGCGACGACCACCAAATTGACTTCGGCATTGAGGCTGTCTACTATCAGTTCATACCTGGTCGCCTCGAGCCCTTGCGCGATTCACCTATTCGCCCGTCAGTGCTGGACGAGAAGTATGCCTTTGAGCCATCATTCTACATTCGGCACGAGTTTCCTCTCACGAAGGAACTTAGCCTCGATTATGGCGCGCGGTTTAATTTCTTCTATCGCTTTGGTCCAGAGCCTATTCGGGAGTATGTTGATGGGAAACCGCTGGTGTTTAGCCGCATCACAGGCCGCTATGAAAACGGGCGGGTTGCTCGCACTACCAACTTTAGTCGCGGTCAGCTCATCAGCTCCTTTTTTGGCATTGAGCCACGCATCGCCTTGCGCTGGCTAATTGATGAATCGACCTCCTTCAAAGCAAGCTATAATCGCACCCGTCAGAACTTGCATTTTGTTTCTAACACTGCCTCACCTACGCCGCTCGACCTCTACACACCAAGCGGTCCTTTCTTCGAGCCTCAGGTAGCAGACCAATTTTCAATCGGGTTGTTCAAAAATTTGTTTGGTAATGACATTGAAATTTCACTCGAGGCTTACTACAAAGACCTGCGTAACTTGATTGATTTTGTTGATGGCGCAAATCTCTTTGGCAACAACAACATAGAAACAGAGGTGCTGCCTGGCATCGGTCGCGCTTACGGCATTGAGCTATTTGTGCGCAAAAACACGGGCAAACTAACAGGCTGGCTAAGCTACACGCTCTCCCGCTCTGAGCGCAAAGTAGATGGTGTTGACGGCGGTCCAGGCATCAATCGTGGAGAGTGGTATCTTTCACCTTTTGACCGCACGCATAACCTCAATCTTGTCGGAATCTACAAAATCAGCGATGCTTGGACGGTATCGGCTGACTTCGTGTTGCAAACAGGCATTCCTGCCAATTTTCCCATTGCTGCATATGAAATCTCGGGGGCAATTATTCGTCACTTCCCTGAGACGCGCAACGCCGAGCGCTTGCCGCTATACCACCGCTTAGATGTTTCCGTGCGCTGGGACGCCAGCGCGCCTGATGCACGTTTCAAGTCAGCGTGGGTGCTGGGACTCTATAACATCTACAACCATCGCAACGCAGCTTCTATTACTTTCCGACAAAGTCGTGAAAATCGCTTTCAAGGCGAGGCAATTCGATTGGCATTCTTTGGAATTGTGCCAAGCCTGTCGTGGGAATTCAAGTTTTAATCTTGGTGCTGAATCGTCATGCGACCGCTGAGTGCAAAGTGTGTTACTAAAGCTGCTTTCGCTATCGCTTTGTTTGTCTCTGCCTCGTGCCAAGACCCTATTCAATTAGACTTGCCAACTGAGGCGCCACGCTTGGTGGTGGAAGGCATCATTGAGCGTAAAGTAGGCGAGCCTGATTCAGCGTTTCAGCGCATCAAGCTCACAAAGAGCATTGCATTTCTTGCAGGCGTGCGCCCGCCCCTTGTGCGCAATGCGCAAGTCAGTGTCATTCGTTCCGATGGTGTGGAAACTCCGTTTGTCTTTTCAGAACGCGACAGTGCATACATTACTACTTCGTTGGTTGTGCAAGAAAACTTTGGCTACCGCTTGCGCATTCTCTACGATGGCGAGGTTTATGAAACAGGCCTTGATAGCGCACGGCGCGGCGGCAAGATAGACTCCATTTATCAAAAACCGCGTCGCAACAACGTTTTTGCTCCTACGCGCGGCCTAACCGTTGCGGTCGACTTTACAGACCCAGCAGAGGTGCGGAATTTCTACTTCATCAAGCTCTTCAAGAATGGGCGCGATACGCAGGAGATTACTCCCGGCAATCAATTTTCTTCAATTCGTTCTGACGAGTTTTTCAACGGTCAGACTTTGCGTGGCTTAGAGCCGCCGGGTAACATTCTCTTTCAGCCGGGTGATACAGCGCTGGTAAAAGTTATCTCTATTGGTGAGTCGCTCTTCGAGTACCTGCGAGCACTTTTCATTCAAACGCAGGGAGGTGGTGGCGGCACTTTCAATCCGCCCCCTGCACCTATTCGCTCCAATGTCCTTAACCGCACCAATCCTGAGCGATACCCACTTGGATACTTTGGTGTTGGCTGGACTTCGCAGCGAAAGCTCATCATTCGCCCTCAACCGCAATGAGCAGTTGTAGCATTGCATAGCACATTGCCTTACTCTCTTTCAAGGGGAGTCATTTCTGCTTGCTAGACTTGCACAGTTTCTTTTTCTGTTGCACCTTGAGCACAAATTCATTCAGGCAGCGCGATGCACTTATCGCACAAGGCAGAGTTAGCGATTGTAACAGGGTTTCTTGTGCTGTTTTTGATTTTTCAGCAGGCGTGGTTGGTGTATGTTGCCTGTACGTTCGGCATTGCCTTTCTCCTTTCCGCTACGCTTACGCGTGTCATTCTCTGGGCGTGGTTCAAGCTATCAGAGGCATTAGGTTACCTAAGTCAGCGCATTCTGCTCTCTACTCTCTTCTTTCTACTGCTCACGCCGCTGGCACTTTTGCGACGTTTGCAGCACAAGAATCCCCTCTTTCTGCACGCTCCGCCACCGAACTCCATGTTCAAAGCGCGCTTACACAGATTTAGCCGCATAGACTTTGAAAAGACGTGGTAGTCTTCATTAGAGCGCCGCACCTTGCTTGCTGCTCTCACGCGGCTAAACTTTGAGAAAATGTGCAAAGCTGTATCTTTGCGAAAACTTTGCTATCACGCTGAACACTTTGCTAAACGCAACGGACTTAATTGCAGCACAGGCTCACTCGACGCGCTCTGCTTCGTCGCCTGCAGAATCGCATACCTTACTGCCTCACCTGTCGCAAGCGGTGATTTCTCTCCGCCACCTTCGGCAAAATGTGCGCGCCCTGAAGCAGTGGATTGGTCAGCGAGAGATAATGGCGATTGTCAAGGCAAACGGGTATGGGCACGGCGTAGAAGGCATTGCCAAGCCGCTGGTCTCGGAGGGTGTGTCTCACTTTGGTGTCGCAAACATCAGCGAAGCCATACATCTTCGCCATGTGTTGCAAAAGCAAGCCGTGCGTCAGCCTGTGCATATTCTTGCGTTTGCTTCTGCCCTACCTGAGCATTTGCCGCTTTATCTCCAGCACGATATTGAGCTTTCAATCAGCGATGAGCGGCTATTTCGCTGTGCAGAAACAGTTGCTGCCAGCTTCGGCAAGCCAATCGTAGCGCATCTAAAAATTGACACAGGAATGGGCCGCTTGGGCGTAGCTCCCTCTGAAGCACTTGCACTTGCTGAAAAGATATTTCACTCGCCTTTCGTTAAACTAAAAGCGCTCTATACGCATTTTGCATCCAGCGGCGTGGACTGTGAGTTTACACGCACGCAGCTATCCACTTACCTTTCGCTGGTGCGTGAGTTTGAGCATCGCACACAGAGACGGGTTCTAAGGCATGCTGCCAACAGTGGCGCAATTCTAACTGAAAGAGCCTCGCACTTGGATATGGTGCGCCCCGGCATTTTGCTCTACGGCTATGCACCCAGCTCCGACTTCAAGGTTACTATGCCGCTTCAACCTGTGATGCAGCTGCAGTCTCGCGTGATGTTCATCAAGTGGGTTGAGCAAGGCACCACCATCAGCTATGGACGTCAATGGCGTGCACCACGCCGCACACGTATTGCTACTGTCTCGATAGGATACGCCGATGGCTACCCGCGCGCGCTGTCGAACAAAGCGACTGTCTGGATTCGCGGCAAGCCTTTTCCACAGGTCGGTGCCGTTACAATGGACGCTATAATGGTTGACTTAGGCACCGATGAATCGGTGCAGGTTGGTGATGAAGTGGTACTTTTTGGCTGGAATGCAGAGCCGGTTAATAGCTTGGCTGAGCGCATCGGCACAATTGGCTACGAAATGCTGTGTGCTGTGTCGCCCCGTGTTGCTCGCGTCTGGGTAGAATAATTCACTGTTTTTTATCTTGCGTTTTCTGCAAGAAAAAATCGGTAACTCAAACCTGCCACACAATGTGCGGAATTGTCGGATACATCGGTTATCGGAATGCTGCACCGATTCTGATTGAGGGTCTTAAGCGCTTGGAGTATCGAGGCTATGACTCTGCAGGTATTGCACTGCTCAATGGTAAGCTGGAAATTCACAAGCGCAAAGGAAAGGTGGCTGAGCTGGAAGCGTCCTTGCCCAGTTCGCTGCTTCAAGCGACAATGGGCATCGGGCACACGCGCTGGGCAACACACGGCATTCCAAACGACATCAACGCACACCCACACACCAGTGGCGATGGCACAATTGCCATCATTCATAACGGCATCATTGAAAACTATGCCGCCATTCGTGCTGAGCTACTGAGAAAAGGTCATCAATTCAAGGGTGAAACAGACACTGAAGTGCTGGCACACCTTATTGAGGAAGTGCAGCGTGAAGTAGACTGCGATTTAGAGACTGCTGTGCGCTTAGCGCTCCGTGAAGTGGTCGGCACATATGGATTATGCATCATCTCCACACGCGAGCCTGACAAGCTCATTGTTGCTCGCAACGGCAGCCCACTGCTGATTGGCATTGGTGAAGGAGAGCACTTTGTCGGCTCAGATGCTTCACCCGTGGTTGGCTACACCCGCAAAGTTATCTATCTCTCCGATGGAGAAATTGCAACGCTCACGCGTAACAGCTGCAGCGTCAAGACTATAGAAAACATTGAGCTACCTAAGCCAATCGAAGAACTTACCATTAGCATCTCTGAAATTGAGAAAGGGGGCTACGAGCACTTTATGCTCAAAGAAATTTACGAGCAGCCTGATTCAATTTTGAATTGTATGCGTGGGCGCGTGCTTAGTGAAGAAAATGCCATTCGCTTAGGCGGCTTGCGAGAGCATCTCGATAAGCTGCGTGCTGCGCCTCGCATCATCATTTGTGCTTGTGGCACCAGTTGGCACGCTGGCTTAGTAGGCGAGCGATTGATTGAAGACCTTGCACGCATTCCCGTTGAGGTCGAGTATGCTTCCGAGTTTCGCTATCGTAATCCTATCATCAGAGAAGGCGATGTAGTGATTGTCATCTCGCAGTCAGGCGAAACTGCAGATACGCTGGCTGCACTGCGCGAAGCTAAAGCGCGGGGCGCGCTGGTTGTTGGCGTTTGCAATGTCGTCGGTTCTACGATTGCGCGCGAGACGCATTGCGGCGTCTATACGCACGCAGGGCCTGAAATTGGCGTCGCTTCCACCAAAGCCTTCACGGCACAAGTCACCGTGCTGGCACTGATAGCGCTCTCTTTAGGCCATCGCCGCACCCTCTCTGACGCAGAAGTGAAAACTTTCATTACGGAACTTTTGCAACTGCCGCAAAAGGTTCAGCAGATTCTTTCGCAAAATGAGCTGATTGTCAAAATTGCGGACACCTTCAAAGATGCCCGCAACTTCCTCTACTTGGGGCGCGGTTACAATTTCCCTGTGGCACTTGAAGGCGCTCTGAAGCTCAAGGAAATTTCCTATATCCATGCCGAAGGCTACCCTGCGGCTGAAATGAAGCACGGTCCAATTGCCCTCATTGACGAGAATATGCCTGTCGTGTTTATCGCTACCAAAGACGCAATCTACCATAAGGTGATCAGCAACATTGAGGAAGTGCGCAGCCGCAAAGGACGCGTGATTGCAATTGCAACAGAGGGCGATGATGCCATCAATCATCTAGCGGAATTTGTTATTCGCGTGCCCGAAACACTTGATGCTCTGCTTCCTATCCTCACTGTAATTCCGCTTCAGCTCTTAGCATATCACATTGCGGTCATGCGCGGGTGCAATGTCGATCAGCCACGCAATTTGGCAAAGTCTGTAACCGTGGAGTAAAGCGCATGCAAGCTGCATTACCCAAGTGGGTAGAGTGGTCTAAACCGCTCTTAGCGATTTTCGCTGCATTTGGGCTTAGCGCTGTCTTGATTGCGCTTATCGGGCAAGACCCCATTGAGATTTATGAAAAGCTCTTTTCACGCACACTAGGCACAGGATATGGCATCGGTCAAGTGCTCTACAAGGCGACACCTCTTGTGCTGACAGGCTTAGCTGTTGCAATTCCCTACAAAGCAGGACTGTTTAACATCGGTGGCGAAGGACAAGCAATGATGGGCGCATTTTTCTGTGCATTAGTGGGTGCATCGCTTTCTCCCTCACTGCCTGCTTGGCTTGCTGTATCAATCTGTTTGGGTGTGTCGGCCCTTATCGGCAGCCTCTGGGCTGCAATAGCAGGATTCTTGCGTGCTCGCTTTGGCATCAGCGAAGTCATTGCAACGATTATGCTTAACTTTGTCGCACAAGCCATCGTGAGCTACTGGCTTAGTCAAGTTGCACTGCCCGGCACCACACGCACTGCGGATATTCCTGACGCTGCTTGGCTACCTCGTCTTTCTTTTCTTGTGGCTACGGCACGCTCACCTCTAAACGCCGCCATTTTTCTCTCCGTGCTACTGGCATTGCTGGTGCATTGGCTGCTGGCACGCACCCGACTTGGTTATGAACTGCGTGCTGTTGGCTTGAATGCCGAAGCTGCACAGTATGCGGGTATCAATGCACCGTTTCACATTATGTTTTCAATGAGTGCTGCAGGGGCGCTGGCAGGACTGGTTGCCGCAAATTATGTTTTGGGGTACCGCCACTACTATGAACTTGGCAGCACCGCCGGCATCGGGTTTCTCGGTATCGCAGTCGCAATGCTCGCCAACACTAATCCGCTTGGCATTCTGCTCTCCGCCCTGCTCTTCGGGCTATTGGACTACGGCGGGCTGACTATCAATGCAGACGTGCCCAAAGAGATTTTCCTCATTGTCCAAGCCCTCGTGATTCTTTTCGTGATTGCTTCACAGCGACTTTCTGATGCGTCGCTGCGCTAAGTCTCCCGTGATATTCCACTCTTTTTGCAGTAAGATACAGTGGCTCTCTTAGGTGTCTTTTTTGATTTTGATAATCAGCTCGCTGAGCAGTGCCACCTGCGCCTCCAGTTTCAAAATTTCCTTCCGAAGCTCCTCGTTTTCCTTGCGTAGCGCATCAACTTCCTTGCGCAGCGCTGCTTCATCGGACACTCCCTGCACTGCTCTTTGCGGTCCAACGGTGTGATTTGAGTCAAACATAGTTCCCCTTCCTGTCAAGAGCCAGTCTGTATCGATATTAAATTTTCGCTTTAGAGAATGAAGCAATTGAACTCCAGGTAACTTCTTGCCGCTTTCTACTTCACTAACAAAGCCTGTGGAGGTGTGCAGATATGAGGCAAAAGACTGCTGATTAAGATTGAAAAAGAGCCGCACCTCTCTCAGCCGAGCTCCAATACCCTCTGCTACCTTGCGTTTTTCCTCATCCGTGTCATTTATCTCTACCATATTACAAATTTTCTTTTTAGAGAAAAAAAATTTGATTTTTCTCTAAAGAGATGTAGCTTTTGTGCGTAAATTTTCCCTAATCGTTTCAGTCCTGAAAAAACTATCGTTGCCTTATGCTGCTCTTGCTGGAAGATGACCACGTTCTACGAGAAACCCTGACTGACTTTCTTTCGGAGCAATACAAGGTGGTTGCTGCCCCGAATGGCGCAGTCGGTGTGATGCTTCTTGAGCGTTTTGGTAACGCTATCTGCGGTATCCTCACGGATTATGAGATGCCAATGATGAATGGTATAGAGTTTTTGCGATTTGCACGCAGCAAAGGCTTCATGATGCCTGCCCTTGTGATGACAGGCAAAGATTTGAGCCAAGACGAGATGAATGAGGTATTGCTGCTAACTGGCTGCCAGCCGCTGCTCAAGCCTATTGACTTTGACACCATCTTAGCAGAAGTGCAGCAGAGGCTTTCTTTGCCTTCCTCTGGCTACAGTGAAGGGTCATCTCCCGCTCTTTGATGTTGGGCGACTTCTCGGTCGTATTCCAGCATTTTCTCTACGGCGTTATACTCCACCACCAGCGAAATCACCGTAGCGCGAACCGTCTCTAAGCTTGGCTCTGTTTCTTTGAAGTTTTTGCAAGTAAAGTGTTGATGCTCGCAAAAGGCTTCAAGAAAATAGCCAATGTATGTCTCTTCGCTCTCATCTTCCCGGATGCGCACAGCCTCTCGCATCTCGAGTCCGTAACTGAGCAGATATCGGTTTTGCTTGTCAAATATCGCAAACGCATAAAGCACAGGCGGTTCGCTAAGATACTTCTCTCGCAAGACTTCGGTGTCAAGTGGGCAGACATAGACATCTATGAAATACTGGTCGGTCTCAATTTCTTCGACCTTCTCAAGGCGTGCCCAGCGCGGACTAAGTTGCGTCTTTGACATAAATGTTTGCTTTCAGATAAACCGTGCAGTTGATTTCAGTAAGCTGGACTTGCTTCTGCACCTACTAGGTGTTGTTTGAAAGTGATTTTTTGCACTGTTTCGTTCAGTATTAGCTGCAATCTTACTTTTGCCGCAATGCGCTGATTTGCCAAAGAGTGGAGAAGTGCTGCGCTCAAAGCTCACCTGTTGCAGACACATTTTTGCTGTCAAGGCTACACAAGCGCCCTTTGTGGCTTGAACAGAAGCATAGCACAATAGAGCGCGCTTAGAGAGGCTCACTTCATTTCCAGCACGATGAGCCTACATCGTGTCCCTTCGGAGCGAAGTCGTGGCGCTGCTTTGCTTTCTGAGCCCACACCTTAGGAGCGCCAGAGATGCAAGAAGCAGATTTGGAGAGAAGTAGATTTCATCCATTCTCCCTGATGCCCGGTGCTGCTGCAACCTAAAACAATGTGTAGATGAAGGGTGCGATTGCAGTGCCGCCGCCCAGAACAATCAACACGCCAAGAAACAGCAGCACCACGATAATAGGCGCTAACCACCACTTTTTGCGCTCTGCTAAAAACTGAAATAAATCTTTGAAGATGTCCATTGCTTTGCCGTTCAATTATAGATGTAAGTCCTCTGCGCCGTCATAGAGTGCACGCGGTCGAATCAAGCGGTTGTCGCTGTGCTGCTCAGTGATGTGGGCTACCAGCCCTGCAATGCGTGAGCAGAAGAAAATTGGCGTATAAAGCTCAATTGGAATACCCAAAAGGTAGAACATTAAGCCAATTGGATAGTCGGCATTTGGATAGATGCCTTTCTCGCGCGCCATGACTTTTTCAATCGTTTGATGAATTTTGTAGAGTTCTTCACCATCTTTGTGTCGATGAATGAGCTTTGGCAAGTAGTCTTTCAGCAGCCATGCACGTGGGTCATACTTTTTCATATAGACACGATGCCCAAAGCCCATAATTTTGTCTTTTCGTGCGAGCTTTTCCATAATGATTTCTTCGGCTTTCGCAGCGCCGCCTTTTTGCAGCACATCAAGCAACATATACACGCAAGCTTCATTTGCCCCGCCGTGCAGTGGGCCCTTAAGTGACGCCACTGCACCCACGATTGCGCCGTAGATGTCAGCAAGCGTTGATGCAATCACACGCGCCGTGAAAGTGGAATTTGGCAGTTCGTGGTCAATGTAGTTGGTTAAAATCAGGTCGAACATCTTAGCGGTTTCCTCATCAGGTCTTTCGCCTTGAATCATATAGAGGAAGTTTTCAGAGAACGAAAGCGAGGGGTTTGGCTTGATGAATGGCAAGTTGCGATTGGCACGATAAGCATTGACCATAATGGTCGGAGCCTTGGCTAAAATTTTTACGCCCTTTTCAATATCTGCTGCTTTGGAATTGTCATTCAGCAACTTGTGGTCTTCGTAGCCTGAGAGAATAGACAGTCCTGTGCGGAGCAAGTCCATCGTGTCCATTCCTTTTGGTAGCAACTCAAAAATGCGATACATCTCGTCAGGTATGAACATCTCTTGCTTGATGTGCTCGGCAAAGGCCTTTGCTTCGTCAGGGGTAGGTAATTTTTCATAAATCAACAAGTGCGCCACGTCAAGGTATGGGACGCGCTGCGCCAGCTCTATCAGGTCATAGCCGCGAATGATGATTTTTTCCTTCACTACATCAAGGGCGGACACTTTGGTTTTAACCGCAAGGATGTTTTCCAATCCGGGGACAAACTGCTCACTCATAGAGGTTTAGGGTTTTGTGTTTTGTTGATAGAAGTTACCAAGTTTCAAAGTTCCGCTGGTCGCTGCCCAGCGTCCAGAAGTGAATGCCGTCAGGCGATAGCCTTACCACTTTCCCCAAGCGCTGCCTTAGCTGACGGAACTGCTTGTGTCTTAGAAAACGGCGAATGTAGGTTGCTTCCTCAGATTGCGCCACATCCAAATACACAAGGCAGTAGCGCTGATGCCGCAATTCCGCTTTGTAAAAGTCTCTATCTGCTGTAAAGAACGTGATATTTCCGCGTTGATGTAGAAGCGGTATGATTTTCTGTAAATCATCATCTCCAAGCACTGCAATATCTTTTCCAATTTGGCGAATGCGAATCTTAAAGCGTCGCAGCTTTTGAGCCTCTGGCTCGGGTATGTTTTCGTCCAGAAGGTTCATAAATTTTTTCCAGAGCCTTTGCCGCAAGCATCACTGCTTCGGCTACCGCTTCTTTGGAGATGCGGTGATGAAAAGCTGCTGCCGCTGCTTCAAGCGAATATCCTTCGGCAATCAGCTCTAATACTCGAGATACAGGAATACGCGTGCCTTTAAAGCGCAGTTCGCCTTCGCCTACTTTTGGGTCGCTAAAAATGTATTTGCCAATTTCTCGCCGCATTGCTCTCTGAGCTATGGATTACACAACTCACCCTCGGGTTTTGCCTTAGTTAGAATTTTCGCTCCAGTGCAAAGGTTTTGTCCACTGATTCATAGTCGTGATAGCGAATCAGCTCGTATAGCTCTTTGCGCGTCTGCATACGCTCAAGCCACTTTTCTTGGGTGCCGCTTTCCAAAAGTTCCTTGAAGACACCTTCTACGGCTTTCATCGCTACTCGAAGCGAGGTTACGGGGTAAATTACGACCTTGTATCCCCAGTCTTCGAACTGCTGTGCTGAGATGTAGGGCGTTTTGCCAAACTCTGTCATATTCGCCAGCAGCGGTGCTTGGATTTCCTTTGCTGCCAATTTGAACTCTTCCTCGCTTTGCAGGGCTTCGGGGAAAATCAGGTCCGCACCTGCTTCAGCATACAGGTTTGCCCGGCGAATGGTCTCGCCAATGCCAGCAATCGCCTTGGCGTCAGTGCGTGCCACAATCAGCATTTCCTTGCGCACGGATTTTGCCGCACGAATTTTCTCAATCATCTCTTCAGCTGTGATAATTTCCTTTCCGTCCAAATGACCGCACTTTTTTGGCATCACTTGGTCTTCAATCTGCACTGCGGCAGCGCCTGCTTCCTCGAGTTCTTTCACGGTGCGCATCACATTAAGCGTCTCGCCAAAGCCTGTGTCCACATCCACGATGAGCGGCAAATCACTGGCGCGCACAATCGCACGCACTGCATCGGCTAATTCGGAGAGCGTAAAAAGCCCCAAGTCTGGCATGCCCATTGAGGCAGAAAAAGCAGCACCCGAAAAGTAAGCTGTGTCGAAGCCTACTTGTTTGGCGCAGAGCGCCACCAGCGCATTGAACACGCCAGGCGCTTTGATAATTGCGGGCTGCAAGAGTCGCGTCTTTAAGCGCGCTCCTGCCGACACTTGTGAGCGATGTTGCACCAGCCAAGTCATATTGCAAAAAGTTGTCAGGTAGTTAAATGCGAATAGCTTCTACGACTTCAGCGACGGTATGCTTTTCGTAGTTGAAGACCATTTCTACGACACGGTCGCGCTGTGCATCGGTCCAGCAGTGTTCTGTATTCGCAGCGAGCTTTTCGACTACTTCGCTATCGCTCATTGGATTTTGCGCATGCCCTCTCGGGAACGAGACCTCAAGCGAGTGGGTCTGACCATCATCTGTTGTAACCGTGATGCGGTTGGGAATACCAAATGGATAACCTTCTGTCAGTTTCGGGTCTTCCGCAACGGTTACACTGTTCTTCAGAATTGCACGTGTCGTTGGGTCGAAGATGCGCGCATGCGAGAATGATTCTTTGGTGATTTTACCATCCATCAGCGCTACCAGCGTGATGTATTGAATAGAATGGTCTGCTGTTTCACGCGTTTTTGGCTCCCACTTCTCAGGGTCTTTGGCAATAATCTCATACGATGCCTTGAAGGTGTCAATATGCAGCGATTTGATTTTGGCACCGTTCATTTTTTTGTGAAGCTGCAGCGCTGCATCGACGGCACTTTGCGCATGATACTCGACGGGCCAGAATTTGATGTAGGTATCCAGAATGCGGCGTGGCGGTTCTTTTTTCTCTAATCTCTCGAGCACCCTATCATCAAACTTTTCGCCGTTTAGCAATTGGCGGAAGAAGCCCATTTCACCTTCAAAAGGCTGATAGGGTCCAGTCACACCTTTTGCCGCCAGCAAAGCGCCAAAGACACCGTTGCGGGCGGAGTTTGCTGCAGCG
This genomic interval from Chloroherpetonaceae bacterium contains the following:
- a CDS encoding TonB-dependent receptor produces the protein MYRDCFSKAKGFLFTLFLVTVSHTALAQTVTLSGYVRDAKTGEELVGATVQLKEIARGTATNANGYYAITAEPGTYTVIVRSIGYQELRQTLTLRSNLTKNFLLEPAELQAEEVTVSAERPSTNVTSTEMGATKFDAETAKRVPVVLGETDILKTLQLLPGVSAPEGTTGYSVRGGSTDQNLILLDEATIYNAAHLLGFFSVFNSDAIEDFKLYKAAIPANYGGRLSSVLDVHQRRGNPSELSLNGGIGLLSSRLLFEGPIVKERGSFLLAGRRSYADLFLNLSRDFRGTVLYFYDLNLKASYTFSENDRLSFSGYLGRDDFGLPEIFGTGYGNLALSLHWNHLLSRSFFSSFTAVYSSYDNILRILSPGAEFQLISGIITPTFKADFTYLISDDHQIDFGIEAVYYQFIPGRLEPLRDSPIRPSVLDEKYAFEPSFYIRHEFPLTKELSLDYGARFNFFYRFGPEPIREYVDGKPLVFSRITGRYENGRVARTTNFSRGQLISSFFGIEPRIALRWLIDESTSFKASYNRTRQNLHFVSNTASPTPLDLYTPSGPFFEPQVADQFSIGLFKNLFGNDIEISLEAYYKDLRNLIDFVDGANLFGNNNIETEVLPGIGRAYGIELFVRKNTGKLTGWLSYTLSRSERKVDGVDGGPGINRGEWYLSPFDRTHNLNLVGIYKISDAWTVSADFVLQTGIPANFPIAAYEISGAIIRHFPETRNAERLPLYHRLDVSVRWDASAPDARFKSAWVLGLYNIYNHRNAASITFRQSRENRFQGEAIRLAFFGIVPSLSWEFKF
- a CDS encoding DUF4249 domain-containing protein, whose product is MFVSASCQDPIQLDLPTEAPRLVVEGIIERKVGEPDSAFQRIKLTKSIAFLAGVRPPLVRNAQVSVIRSDGVETPFVFSERDSAYITTSLVVQENFGYRLRILYDGEVYETGLDSARRGGKIDSIYQKPRRNNVFAPTRGLTVAVDFTDPAEVRNFYFIKLFKNGRDTQEITPGNQFSSIRSDEFFNGQTLRGLEPPGNILFQPGDTALVKVISIGESLFEYLRALFIQTQGGGGGTFNPPPAPIRSNVLNRTNPERYPLGYFGVGWTSQRKLIIRPQPQ
- a CDS encoding SxtJ family membrane protein; amino-acid sequence: MHLSHKAELAIVTGFLVLFLIFQQAWLVYVACTFGIAFLLSATLTRVILWAWFKLSEALGYLSQRILLSTLFFLLLTPLALLRRLQHKNPLFLHAPPPNSMFKARLHRFSRIDFEKTW
- the alr gene encoding alanine racemase, whose protein sequence is MRKCAKLYLCENFAITLNTLLNATDLIAAQAHSTRSASSPAESHTLLPHLSQAVISLRHLRQNVRALKQWIGQREIMAIVKANGYGHGVEGIAKPLVSEGVSHFGVANISEAIHLRHVLQKQAVRQPVHILAFASALPEHLPLYLQHDIELSISDERLFRCAETVAASFGKPIVAHLKIDTGMGRLGVAPSEALALAEKIFHSPFVKLKALYTHFASSGVDCEFTRTQLSTYLSLVREFEHRTQRRVLRHAANSGAILTERASHLDMVRPGILLYGYAPSSDFKVTMPLQPVMQLQSRVMFIKWVEQGTTISYGRQWRAPRRTRIATVSIGYADGYPRALSNKATVWIRGKPFPQVGAVTMDAIMVDLGTDESVQVGDEVVLFGWNAEPVNSLAERIGTIGYEMLCAVSPRVARVWVE
- the glmS gene encoding glutamine--fructose-6-phosphate transaminase (isomerizing), with the translated sequence MCGIVGYIGYRNAAPILIEGLKRLEYRGYDSAGIALLNGKLEIHKRKGKVAELEASLPSSLLQATMGIGHTRWATHGIPNDINAHPHTSGDGTIAIIHNGIIENYAAIRAELLRKGHQFKGETDTEVLAHLIEEVQREVDCDLETAVRLALREVVGTYGLCIISTREPDKLIVARNGSPLLIGIGEGEHFVGSDASPVVGYTRKVIYLSDGEIATLTRNSCSVKTIENIELPKPIEELTISISEIEKGGYEHFMLKEIYEQPDSILNCMRGRVLSEENAIRLGGLREHLDKLRAAPRIIICACGTSWHAGLVGERLIEDLARIPVEVEYASEFRYRNPIIREGDVVIVISQSGETADTLAALREAKARGALVVGVCNVVGSTIARETHCGVYTHAGPEIGVASTKAFTAQVTVLALIALSLGHRRTLSDAEVKTFITELLQLPQKVQQILSQNELIVKIADTFKDARNFLYLGRGYNFPVALEGALKLKEISYIHAEGYPAAEMKHGPIALIDENMPVVFIATKDAIYHKVISNIEEVRSRKGRVIAIATEGDDAINHLAEFVIRVPETLDALLPILTVIPLQLLAYHIAVMRGCNVDQPRNLAKSVTVE
- a CDS encoding ABC transporter permease yields the protein MQAALPKWVEWSKPLLAIFAAFGLSAVLIALIGQDPIEIYEKLFSRTLGTGYGIGQVLYKATPLVLTGLAVAIPYKAGLFNIGGEGQAMMGAFFCALVGASLSPSLPAWLAVSICLGVSALIGSLWAAIAGFLRARFGISEVIATIMLNFVAQAIVSYWLSQVALPGTTRTADIPDAAWLPRLSFLVATARSPLNAAIFLSVLLALLVHWLLARTRLGYELRAVGLNAEAAQYAGINAPFHIMFSMSAAGALAGLVAANYVLGYRHYYELGSTAGIGFLGIAVAMLANTNPLGILLSALLFGLLDYGGLTINADVPKEIFLIVQALVILFVIASQRLSDASLR
- a CDS encoding response regulator; translation: MLLLLEDDHVLRETLTDFLSEQYKVVAAPNGAVGVMLLERFGNAICGILTDYEMPMMNGIEFLRFARSKGFMMPALVMTGKDLSQDEMNEVLLLTGCQPLLKPIDFDTILAEVQQRLSLPSSGYSEGSSPAL
- a CDS encoding DUF5989 family protein → MDIFKDLFQFLAERKKWWLAPIIVVLLFLGVLIVLGGGTAIAPFIYTLF